DNA sequence from the Prolixibacter sp. SD074 genome:
TTTCTTCAGTTGATCTTTCGGATAGGCTTCATTTGGCTTTAGTTGTATTGCTTTCTGATAATAAAACCTTGCCACGGTACGATTTTTTTGATGAAAGGCCGCATCAGCCTTGCGAACCTCTTCGTTGTATTGATTGTCGATACTGCTTTGACGCACCCCGGCAATAATGGAGGCAATTTCCTGTAACCGTTCATCGGCCACGGTATCGGCTTTAATACCGGCCGCCTGCCGGTAATAGAAACGCGCCACTGCATATTCGCCCTTATCAAAGGCATCATCAGCCTTTTCGATGGCATCGGTAAACTTTCGGCGTTCTTCATCCGATTTCCAGTTTTTCATCGCCCGGTCGATGGCTTCGAGCTTACGGCGCGGGTATTTCTCCCACGGTTTGATGTTCAGTGCCTTCCTGTAATTCAGCCTCGCACTGGCATAATTTTCATCAAGGAAACCGATGTCGCCATTGGAAAGAAAAACCAAATATTTTTGCTGCATATCAGCGGTAATATGGGCAGCAATCAACTCATCGCATTCGTTCACCTGCGCACCGGCATACGTGTCGCCTGGCTTTTCTTTCAGCGCTTCGAAGTAATAAAAACGAGCTCCTGCCCACTCTCCTCTTTTGAATGCCTGATCAGCTTCAGCAATTTGTTTTTGATAGTCGGAAGAAACATTCGTTAATTCTGAAGCAACTGCATTCTCAGCCGCCTTTGCTGCCGTCTGTTGAACAGAGGCCAGCTGTTGTTGGTCCAGCATATTTTGGGCTTCCAAACCTTTTCTCCGGGCAACCGAATCCTCTTTCAGACGATATGCCTGACCAAAAAAGTTGACAGCCTGCTCATAGCTGGCAACGGCAAAGGCTTTGTCCCCCTGGTCCATTAAATCGCGGAAATGCCCTTCTTTTGCTCTTGCCGCTGCCAATGCCTGTTGCCTGGCCTGCTGATTTTTCAACAATACCGTGGCTGAATCGCGTAGCGCGGTCACCGTCGCATCGCCGGGTTTCATATTCAGCGCTTCGTTAAAAATATCGACTGCCGGGCGATAGTTTTTCGCCCCCAGCTGTTGATTTCCCCTGGAAACTGCATCAGTAAAAGCTGCTGCAAGCGAGGCATCCCGGGCAATCAAACGGTTGATTTCGGCAATCTGCCGTTGCGGTTTTTCACTATTGGGAATAATCGTCAGCGCCTGCTGATAAGCCAGTTTCGCATCAGGATACTCCTTCCGGCCGAAAAGACTGTCTGCCTTGTTCACCGCCTGGCTAAAAGCTTTATCTTTTGCAGCAGCTTCGGCAAACAACCGCGCCTTCTCATCAGCCATTGCCTGCAAACGCTCATCGACCAATTTGAGCCTGGCCTGCGCCAATGAATCACCGGGAACCACGTTCAACGCTTTTTGGTAAGCGCTTTTGGCATCATCAAACGATTTTTCGTTGAACCGGATGTCGCCTTCGTTGATATACATGGCATATTGCCGGCTGGATGTATCCGGTTCCTTTTCTTTAGATTTTACTTCCTTCCCGGCATCACGAATCTTTTTCTTCAAGTCTGAATCCCGGGGATCCAAATCCTTCGCCTGTTTAATAGCTGCCATGGCCAGTTCCCACTGTCCCTGGGCCTGGTAATCCTCGGCCCGCGACAGTTGCTCATTGACTTTTCGCTCCACATTTTCAGCGACTGCTTTCTCAATTTGCTTATTGATTTTTTTGTCACTGTAAACAGCTGCCGCCTCAAATCCATCCACATCTTTTGAGTAATGAATCCTGGCGATGGGCTTCTTACTGAATTCAGGCTGTAAGCCCTCAATTGCGGGATGAAGGGTTACCTGGAAACGAAACGGTTTGAAATAGGGGTCAACCGACAAAACATCCGCAGGTACAACTGTCGATACTTCGAAAATTTTGGTGTAATAACCTTGGTATTGAAAACCGACCAGGTAGGTTTTCTGGTAAGAAAGCGTGATGTGAAAATATCCACGCTCATCGAGATCAATTCCGGGCAGGGCCTTATTGCCCGTTTCGTTAAAAATGGTAATATGGATACCTTCAGACATATTCTGATCGGTGGAGGCTCGTCCATCCAGCACAAACAAGTTTTTTTTCTGCGCCGAGGCTGTAGGGAAACCAAACAGGCATAGAACAGCCATCAAGATTAGTAAACGGGGTGTCATAAATCAGGTTATTTAAGCCGAACCCACTATGGGATTGCAAATTCACTTATACGAAGATACGACTTTCCACTATATGTATCGGTTTTAAACAATAACAAATCTCATTCTACGTTGCTTTTCGGATGAACATAAAATGAAACGAACATGAACTTTTTTAATCAAAAGTTCGCCAAAGGCAATGATTAAAAAAAGTTCATGTGAGAGCGAAGCGGTTCCATTCGTTCTCAAATTTAGAATTAAATTATGGACCATAATTATAAATTTTAAACGTATGAAAATCCCCCTAAAACCTTTAACCCAAAAGTCCATAAGCCCTATAAAAGAAAATCTTCACTATAATCTACTGATAAGTAAACTGCGAAAGCTGAAAATCAATCAACTAATGTTATAAAAAAAAGTGCGGCCCCCCTGTGAAATAATACTCCTAAATTGAACACTCAATTGAATTTTAGCATAGCTTTGTTTTTATAATCAAGGTCACTGTCCGGACGATAACAAATTGAAATTGTGAGCAATGAATAAACGGCAGGCACAAAAATCAACGCTAAAGAAAATTATTTTTATCCATGAAATCAGAAATGACCACTGCAAGGAGTACTGCTTCTGGTGAGAATGCTCCGGTTGACTCACCGGACGCACCTGTCCCGCTCATGATAGCAGGACAACACCCCGACCAAATGGAAAGAATGAGCATTGTCCCGGCCTTTCCCTACGACCAATCGGTTACTCAATTTATCAACCAATTTTATCCCACAGCCACCATCCGTGAGTGGAACAACTGGAGCTGGCAACTAAAGAACAGCATCCGCACCTCGAAACAGTTAACGGATATTTTGGGAAAAACAGAAGGAGAACTCATCTCCTCCCTCCCCGAAAATCATCTGCCGTTTCAGATTACACCTTATTTCGCCAGTTTGCTAAGCAGGCTACCGGGCCGGCATCCGCTTTACCGGACCGTCATTCCTACGACGGAAGAGCTGATTATGAGTCCGGGCGAAGTTGCCGACCCGCTCAACGAGACAGGTGATTCGCCCACGCGATTAATTGTTCACCGCTATCCCGACCGGGTATTGTTCCTGGTTACCGGTTTTTGCTCGGCATATTGTCGTTACTGCACCCGCAGCCACATGGTGGCCAAACGGCATAAAATCCATGCCTCAACCCGGGAATGGGATCGGGGCATCGAATACATCTCTCAAAACAAGCAAATACGTGACGTGCTGATTTCCGGAGGCGACCCCCTCACCTTACCGGACTTCCGCCTGGAATATCTGCTGTCAAAACTTCGGGCTATTCCGCATGTGGAAATTATCCGAATCGGGACCAAAGTTCCGGTTGTACTCCCCATGCGTATTACCAAGCCGCTTACGAGGATGCTGAAAAAATACCATCCGCTGATGATGAGCGTTCACTTTGCCCATCCCGACGAACTTTCAGTGGAAACACAGGAAGCCTGCAACCGATTGGCCGATGCCGGCATTCCGCTGGGTAGCCAAACGGTCTTGCTGAAAGGCATTAACGATGAAGTAGAAACTTTCAAAAAACTCAATCAGGGACTGCTCAAAGTCCGGGTACGCCCTTACTACATTTATCAATGTGACCCGGTTCCCGGTTCGCTGCATTTCCGGACCCCGGTAAGCAAAGGATTGGAAAT
Encoded proteins:
- a CDS encoding KamA family radical SAM protein; this encodes MKSEMTTARSTASGENAPVDSPDAPVPLMIAGQHPDQMERMSIVPAFPYDQSVTQFINQFYPTATIREWNNWSWQLKNSIRTSKQLTDILGKTEGELISSLPENHLPFQITPYFASLLSRLPGRHPLYRTVIPTTEELIMSPGEVADPLNETGDSPTRLIVHRYPDRVLFLVTGFCSAYCRYCTRSHMVAKRHKIHASTREWDRGIEYISQNKQIRDVLISGGDPLTLPDFRLEYLLSKLRAIPHVEIIRIGTKVPVVLPMRITKPLTRMLKKYHPLMMSVHFAHPDELSVETQEACNRLADAGIPLGSQTVLLKGINDEVETFKKLNQGLLKVRVRPYYIYQCDPVPGSLHFRTPVSKGLEIIQGLRGYTSGYAVPHFVIDAPGGGGKIPLLPNYVQGIGNGEVALRNYEGNTYTYPDIN